Proteins co-encoded in one Hirundo rustica isolate bHirRus1 chromosome 18, bHirRus1.pri.v3, whole genome shotgun sequence genomic window:
- the PIK3R6 gene encoding phosphoinositide 3-kinase regulatory subunit 6, which yields MESSEVESDILRRVRALLRELDGHHPSCQSDRGMLRWTLHKKIQQNPGTSCVLVRILVKELERAERGDLRRYIIPLLHTLMYTLIQAPRVPDELCARVYDFCKRLLTLPQPFCTIGLDYASRLRVERTAPGTLYRRMVISEHGLPSAPAPCQERIFIFADPELLPEAVCKALLSDTEAARLSQSPGGCMGCVVTHTLQAALGDTCDIHGLRARLQALSPGDVERWFQQVVAAVEEGSERGQRTARLEGIYRGLLGSQPAGNAPREGLQGTPLPNPDISFHLWTEDEQLWKELVLFLRPLSQSCEPECLGQDPDAAEVPDILSECDCCGQSRFSVLSTDSGIERDLPAQEEPCAEPERSRLHRKGGIKKKPSPLDSVALLQAGSAAPAGKSPGKLPGRPGMPPEQRLHTARLVLLGDDRILGRLAQAFHSLRKREARRVFLSARLNLQFYHIPVLPGQPRPSAAADHAGPEELCEVAGYLGRADPWYESNVNTLCHMIPKLATMPSSPSRALVTDLFLTDVIAYYARMGTQPVCFQVHSVKVLFQDPAQDPAEDVFLTELLTQAQDSPSHRELSTAKRKGPLDGPGIDLTVTYRKVVLSDRQKELALSLRSTGLLMKAIPAEEAEGLGCLSVTITEIIRTNHLAGRSFSAVANRFKTRHLKVRSPEQRPFTVRLDKDSRRTYRDVIGLEVSPCLEPSYCLQKTRTMKLSPDGAEEVGLVKYLPKSLLLPINTFAGVTQ from the exons atGGAGAGCTCAG AGGTGGAGTCGGACATCCTGCGGCGGGTGCGGGCGCTGCTGCGGGAGCTGGACGGGCACCACCCGTCCTGCCAGAGCGACCGAG GGATGCTGCGATGGACCCTGCACAAGAAAATCCAGCAGAATCCCGGCACCAGCTGTGTCCTGGTCAGGATCCTGGtgaaggagctggaaagg GCAGAGCGAGGGGACCTCCGGCGCTACATCATCCCCCTGCTGCACACGCTGATGTACACCTTGATCCAG gCTCCCCGCGTCCCTGAcgagctctgtgccagggtttaCGACTTCTGCAAGAGGCTGCTGACGCTGCCCCAGCCCTTCTGCACCATCGGGCTGGACTACGCCAGCAGGCTGCGGGTGGAGAGGACAGCCCCAG GAACGCTGTACCGAAGGATGGTCATTTCGGAGCACGGCCTGCCCAGCGCCCCGGCCCCCTGCCAGGAGAG gATTTTCATCTTTGCTGACCCGGAGCTGCTGCCCGAAGCCGTCTGCAAGGCGCTGCTCAGCGACACCGAGGCGGCCCGGCTGTCCCAGAGCCCCGGGGGCTGCATGGGCTGCGTGGTCACCCACACCCTGCAGGCGGCTCTGGGTGACACCTGCGACATCCACGGCCTCAGGGCCCGACTCCAG GCGCTGTCCCCGGGGGACGTGGAGCGCTGGTTCCAGCAGGTGGTGGCGGCCGTGGAGGAGGGCTCGGAGCGGGGCCAGCGCACGGCGCGGCTGGAGGGGATCTACCGCGGCCTCCTGGGCTCCCAGCCCGCAG GGAATGCTCCCCGGGAAGGGCTGCAGGGGACCCCTCTGCCCAACCCCGACATCAGCTTCCACCTGTGGACAGAAGATGAGCAGCTCT ggaaggagctggtgcTGTTCCTCCGCCCGCTGTCGCAGAGCTGCGAGCCCGAGTGCCTCGGGCAGGACCCGGACGCGGCGGAGGTGCCGGACATCCTCTCGGAGTGCGACTGCTGCGGGCAGAGCCGCTTCTCGGTGCTGTCCACGGACAGCGGCATCGAGCGGGACCTGCCCGCGCAGGAGGAGCCCTGCGCCGAGCCCGAGCGCTCCCGGCTGCACAGGAAGGGCGGCATCAAGAAGAAGCCGTCCCCGCTGGACAGCGtggccctgctgcaggctggcagcGCCGCCCCCGCGGGGAAGAGCCCCGGGAAGCTGCCCGGGCGGCCGGGAATGCCCCCGGAGCAGAGGCTGCACACCGCCcgcctggtgctgctgggggacGACCGCATCCTGGGCCGCCTGGCGCAAGCCTTCCACTCCCTCAG GAAACGGGAGGCGCGGCGGGTGTTCCTGTCGGCCCGGCTGAACCTGCAGTTCTACCACATCCCCGTGCTGCCGGGGCAGCCGCGCCCCTCGGCTGCTGCG GACCACGCCGGGCCCGAGGAGCTGTGCGAGGTGGCGGGGTAcctgggcagggctgacccCTGGTACGAGAGCAACGTCAACACGCTGTGCCACATGATCCCCAAGCTGGCCACCATG CCCTCGTCGCCGAGCAGGGCCCTGGTGACCGACCTGTTCCTCACCGATGTCATCGCCTACTACGCCCGCATGGGCACCCAGCCCGTCTGCTTCCAGGTGCACTCTGTCAAG GTCCTGTTCCAGGACCCAGCACAGGACCCAGCTGAGGACGTGTTCCTCACGGAGCTGCTGACCCAGGCGCAGGACAGCCCCTCCCacagag agctgagcacgGCCAAGAGGAAAGGCCCCCTGGATGGCCCTGGCATCGATCTCACCGTCACCTACAGGAAG GTTGTGCTCAGTGACCGGCAGAAGGAGCTGGCCCTGTCCCTGCGCTCCACGGGCCTGCTGATGAAAGCCATCCCTGCTGAGGAGGCTGAAG GTCTGGGCTGCCTGAGTGTGACCATCACCGAAATCATCAGGACCAACCACCTGGCAGGACGGTCGTTCTCC GCTGTGGCAAACAGGTTCAAAACACGGCACCTCAAGGTcaggagcccagagcagagacCCTTCACAGTGCGGCTGGACAAGGACAGCAGGAGAACCTACCGGGACGTGATCGG CCTGGAGGTGTCTCCCTGCCTCGAGCCCAGCTACTGCCTGCAGAAGACGAGGACCATGAAACTCAGCCCCGACGGAGCAGAAGAGGTGGGGCTTGTGAAATACCTGCCCaagtctctgctgctgcccatcaACACCTTCGCAGGAGTCACCCAGTGA